The genomic DNA GGCCGGCGACCGCCACGGCGAGACCCCGGCGAAGTTCGGCATGGTGACCCCGGCATCGGCGTTGTAGGCGATGCGGGTCCAGTTGACCAGATGCCCCGGCTGCAGGTTCTCCCCGATGGAGCTGCGCCCGACGAAGCCGGTACCAATCGTCATCGACGGTGCCAGGTTGGTCTCCAGACCGGAGCTGCCGGTGCTGTTGCCCACGTTCACCGACACCCGCAGCACCGGAACCTGTGCCGCGAAATCCGCTATCACCCGCGCGTTTTCGCTGTGGATGGCCGCAGAGTGGCCGGCACCGGCAATGCGGATGACAGCGCGCGCGGCGCGGATGCCACGGTCGGCGTCGGCCACCGTCGTCATCCCGAGCACCGGCGAGAGCTTCTCGTGGGTCAACATCTCCTCGGCGAGCACATCGGTGAACGGCGCCACCAGCACGCGGGTCTTCGCAGTGACGCGGATGCCCGCCTGCTCGGCGATCCACGCGGCGTCGCGTCCCACCACGTCGGTGTTGAGTCTGCCGTCACCGAACATGTAATGCCGCAGCCGCCTGGTGGCGTCCTCGTCGAGAATGGCTGCACCATTGCGGTTCATTGCCGCGGTGAGCTTCGCGGCGATGGACTCCTCGGCGATCAGCACCGACTCGTTGGTGCACAGCACCGAGTTGTCGAAGGCCTTGCTGTCGACGATGCGTCGTGCCGCCGCGTCGATGTCGGCGCTGGCATCGACGAACACCGGAACGTTGCCGGGACCGACACCGAGCGCGGGGTTGCCCGAGGAATAGGCCGCCCGGACCACCGCGTTGCCGCCGGTGGCCACGATGACATCGGTGCGGGCATCGCCCATCAGGGTCTCGACCAAGGGGATGGACGGCTCTGCGATCACAGAGACGATGCCGTCGGGCGCCCCGGCCGCCACCGCCGCCTCGGCGAGCACCAGGGCGGCATCCACCGAACACTGCCGGGCCCGGGGGTGCGGCGCGACGACCACCGCATTGCGTGTCATCAACGCCAGCAGCACCTTGAAATACACCGTAGCAACGGGATTGGTGGTGGGGGTCAGTGCCAGCACCACCCCTGCAGGCCTGGGGATCTCGACGATCTTGCGGGCGGCGTCGATGCGAGGCGAGACGAAGTCGTCGTCGCGGTAGTACTCCACGATGCCGCGCGAGCAGGCCCGGTTCTTGACGATCTTGTCGGCCACCACCCCCATGCCGGTCTCGGCGACGGCGGCCGCGGCGAACCGCTCGGCCTCGCGGTAGGCGGCGTCGGCCACCGCGGTGACCACGGCGTCGACGTGCGCGCGGTCATATTCGGCGTACGCGGCCGCGGCCCAGCGCGCACGCTCCAGGATCTGACCCACTGCAACGGTGTTGTTCACGCCGACCTCCGTCCCATCGCGGCCCGCCGCGCCTGGCCGATGGCCAGCTCCATGCGGTCGAGTACGTCCTCGCACAGCTCGCGGTCCATCAGCAAGCCCGGTTTGAGCTGCAGCACACGGGGATCCAAGGTCGAGAAGATCGCCCAGACACCCCTCTCGTAGAGCTCGCGCATGACGAACTTGGCGCCTTCGGGGTGGTCGAACTCGCACCCGATCACCACGCCGTTCTGCCGGATGCCGGTGAACCAGTCTGGATTGTCGGCCTGGATCCGGCCCAGGCCGGCGGCGAACAGGTCGGCGATGTAGTGCACCGAGGACCTGATTTCGGGCCTGCCGCTGATCTCGAGGGTCTTGATGGCGGCCACGCAGCCGAGTTCGGCGCCGCCGAAGGTGGAGATGTGCCCGAACCCGTCCTGGTTGAGCCAGGCGGCGGCGCGCTCACTGAGCATGGCCGCGGTGATGGGGTACATGCCGCCGGAGAGTCCCTTGCCAGTGACGATGATGTCGGGCTCGATACCGTGCTTGGTGATCGCCCACATCTCGCCGGTGCGCATCAGGCCGGTCTGTACCTCGTCGGCGATGTAGAGCGCGTCGTAGCGCACGCACAGATCCTTGACCGTCTCCAGGTAACCCGGTGGGGGCAACGGGAATCCGTAGGTCGCCGGGATGGTTTCCATGATCACGGCTGCGACGTCGCGCCCGCGCAGGGCCTGCTCCATGGCATCGAGGTCGCCGAAGGTGACCTGCACGAACTCGTCGGGGCGGTCGGCGAGGAACAGTTTGGCGAAGCGGTCGTCGCCGGTGGCCACCGCCAGGCCGGTGTGGCCGTGGTAGGCCTTGACGATCGAGACGATCTTGCGGCGCTGCATGGCGTGGCGGGCGCTCTTGAGCGCGATGTCGATCGCTTCGCCGCCGCCGGAGCCGAAGGCGACCTTGGTGATGGATGCCGGTGCGGACTCCACCAGTTTCTGGGCCAGCGCGGTGCGGGCGACGGAGGGAAAGTGGTGGTTGCCCACGTCGAAGAATTCCATGCCCTGCGAAAGTGCCTGCACCACTTCGGGATTGCGGTGTCCGAGGCTGTAGGTGCCGCCGTTGAGGTGCATGTCGATGAGGCGTCGGCCCCCCATGTCCCAGAGGAAGTAGCCTTCGCGGCGGTCGATCACCAGGTCCACCCCGGCGTCGGTCCAGAACTGGGTCTTGTCCGGGTTCCAGAAGGTCTTGGCCCGTTCCAGGACCTGTGCCTTCGACTCGAACGAGAAGGTGCCGTAGTCGTACACGAGTCTCCCTGCGTGTCGTCTGGCCGTGTCGGGCACCACGCTAAATGGAAGGACCATTTATGTCAATGGTCAGAAAAGTCGGGCCAAATCTGAAATCGATACGGCGCTACCGCTTGCGCTCGCTATTTGGTAGTGCCAATATAACCGAGTTCACTGTGGCCTGGGCCACACACCGGGCGCAGTCGCTGCCCCCTCTGGAAGGTACTCCCAACGATGACCGATCGAGTGTTGTCACGCGACGAAAACGCCGGCGGCGGGGT from Mycolicibacterium tokaiense includes the following:
- a CDS encoding aldehyde dehydrogenase family protein yields the protein MNNTVAVGQILERARWAAAAYAEYDRAHVDAVVTAVADAAYREAERFAAAAVAETGMGVVADKIVKNRACSRGIVEYYRDDDFVSPRIDAARKIVEIPRPAGVVLALTPTTNPVATVYFKVLLALMTRNAVVVAPHPRARQCSVDAALVLAEAAVAAGAPDGIVSVIAEPSIPLVETLMGDARTDVIVATGGNAVVRAAYSSGNPALGVGPGNVPVFVDASADIDAAARRIVDSKAFDNSVLCTNESVLIAEESIAAKLTAAMNRNGAAILDEDATRRLRHYMFGDGRLNTDVVGRDAAWIAEQAGIRVTAKTRVLVAPFTDVLAEEMLTHEKLSPVLGMTTVADADRGIRAARAVIRIAGAGHSAAIHSENARVIADFAAQVPVLRVSVNVGNSTGSSGLETNLAPSMTIGTGFVGRSSIGENLQPGHLVNWTRIAYNADAGVTMPNFAGVSPWRSPAGPVPAYPRASNDLGAVPAAPAPRAHPPARSGDPGIEALRAELRALVVEELAQLIKR
- a CDS encoding aspartate aminotransferase family protein; translation: MYDYGTFSFESKAQVLERAKTFWNPDKTQFWTDAGVDLVIDRREGYFLWDMGGRRLIDMHLNGGTYSLGHRNPEVVQALSQGMEFFDVGNHHFPSVARTALAQKLVESAPASITKVAFGSGGGEAIDIALKSARHAMQRRKIVSIVKAYHGHTGLAVATGDDRFAKLFLADRPDEFVQVTFGDLDAMEQALRGRDVAAVIMETIPATYGFPLPPPGYLETVKDLCVRYDALYIADEVQTGLMRTGEMWAITKHGIEPDIIVTGKGLSGGMYPITAAMLSERAAAWLNQDGFGHISTFGGAELGCVAAIKTLEISGRPEIRSSVHYIADLFAAGLGRIQADNPDWFTGIRQNGVVIGCEFDHPEGAKFVMRELYERGVWAIFSTLDPRVLQLKPGLLMDRELCEDVLDRMELAIGQARRAAMGRRSA